The sequence below is a genomic window from Candidatus Korarchaeum sp..
TACCAGAGGGCTGCCCGTCAGATAAAATATCGCGTATGCCGCAGCTACTGTGAACCAGATGTTGTGGAAGGTCTTCCTGTGCTCTATGAGGGGAAAGCCCCTCAGAGCGAGGTCTAGATCAGGTAGCATGGCCGATATGAGGACTATAGGAACGGAGAGAAGATGCTGAGGGCTGGACCTGAAGAGGTAAGCTGAGAGGAGCAGTGCGAATGCTAAATGAGTTCTCTTGCTCATAACGAGACCGACCCCTCATACCTTATAAAGGATAGGGGGACTGCGGCATCATAAATAAGAAAGGCCTTAGTGATTCGAGTTCCTCAAGCGGACCTCAGCTTCCTCGATAGCCTCTCCAGCATGTCCTTCACCATAGCTTCGAACGTCCAATCAGGCTTCCATCCCCACTCCCTCCTAGCTAAGCTATCATCTAAGCTCCTGGGCCAGGAATCAGCTATTTTCTGCCTGAAATCCGGCTTGTACTCTATTTCGAAGTTGGGTATGTGCTTCCTTATCTCCTCAGCTATCTGCTCGGGAGTGAAGCTGAAGGCAGCGACATTATAGCCTACTAGTATCGTTAGCTTCGAGCGTTCAGCGTTCATCAGCTGAATAGCTGCCTTTATAGCGTCTGGCATGTACATCATAGGCAGCATCGTATCTTCCCTCAGGTAACAAGTGTACTTCTTCCCCTCAAGAGCGTAATAGAATATTTCAACAGCGTAATCCGTCGTACCTTCCCCGGGCATGGCTCCGCTGCTTATTATACCTGGATACCTCACCCCCCTCACATCTACATCGAACTTCTCAGCGTAGTACCTAGCTAAGAGCTCCCCAGCGTACTTAGAGATACCGTAGATAGTCCTCGGGTCCATCACAGTCACTTGAGGCGTGTTATCTCTAGGGGCGCTCGGTCCGAATGCCGCTATTGAGCTGGGCCAGAAAACCCTGAGCTTATACTCCCTAGCTAGCTCGAGCACATTATATAAGCCATCCATATTCGTCCTCCAGGCCAATTGCGGGTTCCTCTCACCAGCAGCTGATAGAATAGCTGCTAGATGGTATATCTCATCGACATCGTACTTCTTTATCACTTCCTCTACCGATTTAATATCTAAGACATCAACTCCCTCTGCTGGGCCCTCCAGAGGGACTCTCGGGGGTTCCTTACTGTAATAACAAGCTATTACATTATCCCTCCCATAGATCTTCCTCAGCTCGGGGACTAGCTCAGTCCCTATCTGCCCAGCAGCCCCGAGCACGAGGATCTTAGTCATTTTGACACCCTATATTATACCCAGGCTCCTCCCAGCTTTCTCGTAAGCTGATAGAGCCTTGTCCAAGTCCTCCTTAGTGTGACCTGCGCTCACCTCATTCCTTATCCTCTCGGTACCTCTAGCCACCATAGGGTAGACTATGGGCACTACGAAGATCCCCATATCGTAAAGCATCTTAGCTAGCTCCCTCGTCTTCTTCGTATCCCCTATTATAGCTGGTATTATCGGCGTCTGGCTCTTCCCCGTGTTGAAGCCCAGCTCATCCAAGCCCTTCTTGAAGTACTCCCTGTTCTCCCAGAGCTTCCTTATCCTCTCCTTCTCAGTCATCACTATCTCCAAAGCCTTAATATTAGCAGCAACTACAGCAGGCGGGAATCCAGTGCTCAGGAGCCAGCTCCTGGCCCTGTTCCTTATATACTCTATTATATCGCGATCGGACCCTATCATACCGCCTGTAGAGCCTAATGCTTTGGAGAAGGTCCCCATGTGGAAGTCCACTTTATCCTCCACTCCGTAATGAGCAGGTGAGCCTCTCCCCTCCCCCAGCACTCCCTCGCCATGGGCATCGTCGACGTAGACCATAGCGTTGAACTCATCAGCTAGCTTAGTTATCCCATCCAGGGGAGCTATGTCACCGTCCATCGAGAAGACCCCGTCAGTTATTATCAATATCTTGTTGTACTTCTTGTGGACCTGCCTCAACTTATCCTCGAGATCCGCTAGATCGCAGTGCTTGTATATGATCTTCTCAGCCCTGGAGAGCCTTATCCCATCTATTATGCTCCCGTGATTCAACTCATCAGATAGTATTATGTCCCCCTGATCCACTATAGCCGGTATGGAGCCTACATTAGTTGCGTAACCCGTCGGGAAGACCAAGGCTGCTTCCGTCCTCTTGAACTCCGCTACCTTCCTCTCCAACTCAGCCATGAGCTCGGGATAGCCGGCTATCGCCCAAACGGCCCCCGGACCCCATCCGTACTTCTCTATAGCTTCGATAGCAGCTCTCTTGAGCCTGGGATCGTTGGCTAAATTCAGGTAGTTGTTTGTGGAGAGCATTATGAACTCCCTGCCTTCCACTACAGCCCGGGGACCCGTGGGGCCCATCAGCCTCCTTATCTCCCATATCTCCCCTCTCTCAACTAGTTCCCTGAGCTTAGCAGCGTAAAAATCCCTGACCCATCCGCGGGCCATGAAATCACCGTTCTAATCACGCTCAGTAAAAGATATAAAGTTTATCAGGCGGAGCTATTTTATAAAAGCTCCTGAAGTCCTCCAGATAATCTCGCGGAGCTCCGAATAAGCGCCGAATCTCCGATTCACTCTATCTTGGGGAGGAATATCAAGCCGGAGCTATCGCCGTATGCAATAGCTCTCCCCCTCCCCTTCTCCCTCGCGACTATAGCGCAAACGAATGAATCGAGCTCATCCAAGCTCTTTGGCTCCCTTATGAGCTTTATCCCAGTTACCTCCTCCAATCTCCTCGCGGCCTCTGGTATCTCCCTCTTCCTCCTCGGCTTCCTGACCCCCATCATTTTGTAGACGGCCGTCGGGAATGTCTCTATCACCTCGAATCTCAGCCTCCTCGAGAGGAGGAACCCCCTCTCAGATAGCTTCCTCATGTGACTGAAGCTCGGCGGGAGCACTCTGAATCCCATCTTTACCAGCATCCTATCGCATCCCCTCAGCTCTGGCTTATCAGTGAGCGGAGCATCTATAGCTATGACCAGAGGCCTTATCTCCTCAGCGAAATCCACTATCTCATCATCCGAATTCAGCGATAATGTATATGCCCTCTCCCCTTCTATCACGCATATCCCTGAGGGCCTCCTCTCGTATGCTGAGAGGTCTATCCCCATGAAAATCGCTCATCCCTCCCTCAGGATACTCCTCAACTTCGGCCTGATGAGCGCTACTCCGAGGGAAGTAGTAACCTCTGTCATAGGGCCTATCAGGAAGATAGATCCTCCCATGACGGGGAGGAAGAGTCCTATCAGCCCGACTATGAGGGCCTGTATGGGGCTCAATCCGAAGAGCATGTAGAGTATCGAGGAGTTCGCGATATCGAATATGAACTCGGATAGGAAGGAGAGGAGGAAAAGAAGCTCCCTCCTCTCTGTCCTTATATATCCCCATATTAAGCCTATTATACCGCATAGAGCTGAATTAACTGCCGTCCATGGTCCTATCCCGAAGAGGACGTCCGAGACGGCGTAGCTCATGATACCGGTCAGCAGCCCCGCGCAGGGGGAGATGGAGGAAGCTATTAGTGTGAACATGAAAGGGAAGTTTATCACTTGGATAGCCCCTATGATTAAGTGCTTCACGACCCTCATAGCTACTGAGAGGGCGGTCATCATTCCCACAGTAGCCACTGTCCTGCTGCCCCTACACGGCACCTCAATCCATGTACCTCCCCCCATTGATGTTTATCACCTCCCCATTCACGTGATCGTTCTCTATCAGGAATATGACGGCGTGAGCCACCTCCTCAGGCTTAGCTATCCTCCCCTGAGGGGAGAGCTCCGCCCCTCTCCTCTTTATCTCCTCCGAGAGGGCTGAAGTATCTACTGGCCCTGGAGCGACAGCGTTCACAGTTATATTGAAGGGAGCCAGCTCCCTGGCTAGAGCTCTAGTGAGCCCTATCACTCCCGCTTTTGATGCTGCGTAAGCTACTCCCACAGTACCTCCTTCCTTCCCAGCTATAGATGATATGTTCACTATCTTCCCCCTCCTCCTCTCTATCATGTGCCCCACTACGGCTTTGCACATGAAGAAAACGCCCGTCAAGTTCACCCCGATTATCCTGTTCCACTCCTCCTCAGTTATCTCCTCTATCCTATAGAGCCTCGGCAAGACCCCAGCGTTATTGACCAATATATCCACGGAACCGAAGCTTGAGAGAGCTCGCTCGAATATCCTCAAGCAATCGCTTCGCTTCGATACATCCCCCTTGACAGCTAAGGCTTCCCTCCCCATCCTCCTTATTGCAGCCACAGTCTCCTCGGCCGATCTCTCATCCGATAGATAGTTTATCAGGACATCAGCTCCCCTCTCCGCTAGAGCTAGGGATATAGCTCTACCTATCCCCCTGCTCCCTCCTGTGACTATGGCCTTGCTGCCCTCTATCCGCATAAGCTTTGGGGGATTCAGAGGGGATAAATTTACCGCTCCACGATAGTCAGAGGCCCCCTTTATAGTGGGGGAAAGCCGGGCATCCGGGGCACAGCCCCTCCTTGAACCTGCCGCAAGAACCGCAATCTGCCCCGCATGGGACTTCTGATCTCTCGACTATCCTTATTGGCAGATACTCCGGGTAGACTATGCTGCCACCGACTATGACCTCGCTCCTCCTGACCCCTTCAGCTGTCCTGAGGGCGCAAACGGAAGTTATGCTCTCCAGGACGTTGATGTCCTCAGCCACCATTATGGCAATTATGTTGTTCCCCCCTATCAGCCTGGAGAGGAAGATGAGCCTCGGACAGTCCCTAAATTTCTCAATTATCTTCGAGATGCTCTTATCATCCGAAGCCTCCATTAGCACCACAGCGTGCCTCAGATCGAGGGCTCTGGGGCTTAAACAAGCTGATACCTTCATGACCCCTTCCTCAATTAATCTCATCACGTGCTTCCTCACAGCTACGTGCGTCATCCCGAGGGACTTCCCCATCTCCGAGTACGAGGCTCTCCCGTCCCTCTGGAGGATCTCCACTATCCTCCTCTCGACGGAGCTCAGCCTCCCGCGCATATTCAAATTGTAACCATACCTTTTATAATGGTTACTAAATTTATCCATAGGTGATGGCGATGCAGAGCTATCAATTGTTGCCGCACTGCAGGACCATGCGGAGAACCTCATAATAGTGGCTACTTGCGATGGAGCAT
It includes:
- a CDS encoding metal-dependent hydrolase, whose amino-acid sequence is MSKRTHLAFALLLSAYLFRSSPQHLLSVPIVLISAMLPDLDLALRGFPLIEHRKTFHNIWFTVAAAYAIFYLTGSPLVTWLSSIGIISHLLMDSLTKVGVMWLYPLSKWKSSGPLRTGGRADTMVGILSLIGASYFIIS
- a CDS encoding NAD-dependent epimerase/dehydratase family protein — translated: MTKILVLGAAGQIGTELVPELRKIYGRDNVIACYYSKEPPRVPLEGPAEGVDVLDIKSVEEVIKKYDVDEIYHLAAILSAAGERNPQLAWRTNMDGLYNVLELAREYKLRVFWPSSIAAFGPSAPRDNTPQVTVMDPRTIYGISKYAGELLARYYAEKFDVDVRGVRYPGIISSGAMPGEGTTDYAVEIFYYALEGKKYTCYLREDTMLPMMYMPDAIKAAIQLMNAERSKLTILVGYNVAAFSFTPEQIAEEIRKHIPNFEIEYKPDFRQKIADSWPRSLDDSLARREWGWKPDWTFEAMVKDMLERLSRKLRSA
- a CDS encoding aminotransferase class I/II-fold pyridoxal phosphate-dependent enzyme, which codes for MARGWVRDFYAAKLRELVERGEIWEIRRLMGPTGPRAVVEGREFIMLSTNNYLNLANDPRLKRAAIEAIEKYGWGPGAVWAIAGYPELMAELERKVAEFKRTEAALVFPTGYATNVGSIPAIVDQGDIILSDELNHGSIIDGIRLSRAEKIIYKHCDLADLEDKLRQVHKKYNKILIITDGVFSMDGDIAPLDGITKLADEFNAMVYVDDAHGEGVLGEGRGSPAHYGVEDKVDFHMGTFSKALGSTGGMIGSDRDIIEYIRNRARSWLLSTGFPPAVVAANIKALEIVMTEKERIRKLWENREYFKKGLDELGFNTGKSQTPIIPAIIGDTKKTRELAKMLYDMGIFVVPIVYPMVARGTERIRNEVSAGHTKEDLDKALSAYEKAGRSLGII
- a CDS encoding DUF429 domain-containing protein encodes the protein MGIDLSAYERRPSGICVIEGERAYTLSLNSDDEIVDFAEEIRPLVIAIDAPLTDKPELRGCDRMLVKMGFRVLPPSFSHMRKLSERGFLLSRRLRFEVIETFPTAVYKMMGVRKPRRKREIPEAARRLEEVTGIKLIREPKSLDELDSFVCAIVAREKGRGRAIAYGDSSGLIFLPKIE
- a CDS encoding 3-oxoacyl-ACP reductase FabG, with amino-acid sequence MRIEGSKAIVTGGSRGIGRAISLALAERGADVLINYLSDERSAEETVAAIRRMGREALAVKGDVSKRSDCLRIFERALSSFGSVDILVNNAGVLPRLYRIEEITEEEWNRIIGVNLTGVFFMCKAVVGHMIERRRGKIVNISSIAGKEGGTVGVAYAASKAGVIGLTRALARELAPFNITVNAVAPGPVDTSALSEEIKRRGAELSPQGRIAKPEEVAHAVIFLIENDHVNGEVININGGRYMD
- a CDS encoding AsnC family transcriptional regulator, coding for MRGRLSSVERRIVEILQRDGRASYSEMGKSLGMTHVAVRKHVMRLIEEGVMKVSACLSPRALDLRHAVVLMEASDDKSISKIIEKFRDCPRLIFLSRLIGGNNIIAIMVAEDINVLESITSVCALRTAEGVRRSEVIVGGSIVYPEYLPIRIVERSEVPCGADCGSCGRFKEGLCPGCPAFPHYKGGL